One Oryza glaberrima chromosome 10, OglaRS2, whole genome shotgun sequence DNA segment encodes these proteins:
- the LOC127752590 gene encoding uncharacterized protein LOC127752590, which translates to MANVLISQLSFGDSNKRILARVSRLWNFTDLNDDTKIFHTDLVLLDENGTSIHAQIYPPITEKMKPLLKEEKVYYIDSFTVRATNRTYRLVANNLMILFSKWTTLEEHINVPPHFPGITFSLTPFEDVPSLVEKKSFYVDIMGVITEVGAVTTIRPKSRNAKSLKRTLQIRDASNSTLPVTLRGERATSFDADDIYNAGQTQAQVAVFVGTLVKDYRGLGLTLTGSLPWKWYINLNIPEVAELNESFSTNFQPIKWVDEPVTGYNQDVPEEKRNMFYSKCDCQKDM; encoded by the exons ATGGCGAATGTACTGATTTCACAGCTATCGTTTGGAGATTCAAACAAAAGAATCCTTGCAAGGGTCTCCAGGCTATGGAACTTTACTGATCTCAACGATGATACAAAAATTTTCCACACTGATCTTGTCTTACTCGATGAAA ATGGGACTAGCATACATGCCCAAATTTACCCCCCTATAACAGAAAAGATGAAACCTCTCCTTAAGGAAGAAAAGGTTTACTACATTGACTCATTCACTGTTAGGGCTACAAACAGAACATACAGGCTAGTTGCAAACAACCTAATGATCCTCTTCAGTAAATGGACAACACTTGAAGAACACATTAATGTCCCTCCTCATTTCCCTGGTATTACATTTTCACTGACACCATTCGAAGATGTTCCTTCCCTTGTCGAGAAAAAATCATTCTACGTTG ACATTATGGGTGTGATCACTGAAGTTGGTGCAGTCACTACAATACGTCCTAAGTCCAGAAACGCTAAGAGCTTAAAAAGGACATTACAGATCCGCGATGCAAG CAATTCAACTCTTCCTGTCACACTCCGGGGAGAAAGAGCAACCTCTTTTGATGCTGATGACATATACAATGCTGGTCAAACTCAAGCTCAAGTTGCTGTGTTTGTTGGAACACTTGTGAAAGATTACAGAGGATTAG GCCTTACACTAACTGGAAGCTTACCATGGAAATGGTATATTAATCTAAATATTCCTGAAGTAGCAGAACTAAATGAGag CTTTAGCACAAACTTTCAGCCAATCAAGTGGGTTGATGAGCCTGTTACAGGATACAACCAGGATGTACCAGAAGAAAAGA GGAACATGTTTTATAGTAAATGTGACTGTCAGAAGGATATGTAA